From a region of the Candidatus Amarolinea dominans genome:
- a CDS encoding DUF3048 domain-containing protein: MRRLWGVARVLMGVVVLLTGLLSPAAASPAPAGTTPADGAVAPFTGLPVRDSKILTRRPLAIKVANTVNVRPQGGLSKADVVIEHRVEYNLTRMTAIFHSQGAERVGSIRSARLPDMEWPVIFDAVLCFSGASTEVRKMLYESDFKERLLEQALNGPAYFRDPKRAVPHNLYASTTTLWNVAQKRGWNKAPEPKLGWTFDAAAPAGGSAASNLKIPYPTRSDRVEWRYDSKAGRWLRWQGGAIHKDAGTNTQLSAANVVVLTAVHVATPILEHGTVDVGINRSIEIQVWGEGVLTVYRDGKAYPGKWVRPERQSPLTFLDANGQVIPLKPGNTWMQLVPPDMTVTAS; this comes from the coding sequence CTAAGCCCGGCGGCGGCGAGTCCGGCGCCGGCGGGAACGACGCCGGCCGATGGTGCAGTTGCGCCGTTTACCGGGCTGCCGGTGCGCGATTCAAAAATTCTGACGCGGCGGCCGCTGGCGATCAAGGTGGCTAATACGGTGAATGTGCGGCCGCAAGGCGGTTTGAGCAAGGCCGATGTGGTGATCGAGCACCGCGTCGAGTACAATCTGACGCGCATGACGGCCATCTTTCACAGCCAGGGCGCGGAGCGCGTCGGTTCGATCCGCAGCGCACGCCTGCCTGACATGGAATGGCCGGTGATTTTTGATGCTGTGCTCTGCTTCTCCGGCGCGTCCACCGAAGTGCGCAAGATGCTGTACGAATCGGACTTCAAGGAGCGGCTTTTGGAGCAGGCGCTCAACGGCCCGGCCTATTTCCGCGATCCCAAGCGCGCGGTGCCACACAATTTGTATGCCAGCACGACCACGTTGTGGAATGTGGCGCAGAAGCGCGGTTGGAACAAAGCGCCTGAGCCGAAACTCGGCTGGACGTTCGACGCGGCCGCGCCAGCCGGCGGCAGCGCGGCGTCCAACCTCAAGATTCCCTATCCCACCCGCAGCGACCGCGTCGAATGGCGCTACGATTCCAAGGCGGGCCGTTGGCTGCGCTGGCAGGGCGGCGCCATCCACAAGGACGCCGGGACGAACACGCAGTTGAGCGCGGCCAATGTCGTGGTGCTCACGGCCGTGCATGTGGCGACGCCCATTTTGGAGCACGGCACGGTGGATGTGGGCATCAATCGTTCGATTGAGATTCAGGTGTGGGGCGAGGGCGTGTTGACTGTCTACCGCGACGGCAAGGCCTACCCCGGCAAGTGGGTGCGGCCAGAGCGCCAATCGCCTTTGACCTTCCTGGATGCTAACGGCCAGGTCATTCCGCTCAAGCCGGGCAACACCTGGATGCAACTCGTGCCGCCCGATATGACAGTGACGGCGTCCTGA